In Candidatus Brocadia sp., one genomic interval encodes:
- a CDS encoding c-type cytochrome encodes MSDFLPERLYACHRCTDGAGCFTVMLCGGHPENGKKIFNKYCVKCHREDGKRLQVREQPRSKTCEGLKD; translated from the coding sequence ATGTCGGATTTCCTACCGGAGAGGCTTTATGCTTGCCATCGTTGTACCGACGGCGCTGGTTGTTTCACGGTTATGCTATGCGGAGGTCATCCGGAAAACGGTAAAAAGATATTCAATAAATACTGCGTGAAGTGCCATAGGGAGGATGGGAAAAGGCTCCAGGTACGGGAGCAACCTCGATCAAAAACATGTGAGGGACTTAAAGACTGA
- a CDS encoding diguanylate cyclase gives MGILIVDDSQDELTLTERILRKAGYKNILIASSANEAFGILDSQHTDIDLILMDICMPKINGIEACFKIKEEAHLKDIPIVMVSAYSDEEKIHWAFCAGAVDYITKPVKEVELLARVNSIRKLKDEMDQRKAREKELEEMTRELETANKALERISMTDGLTGIANRRYFDKIIEHEWLRAVRDGFSLSLIFADVDYFKAYNDTYGHLAGDDCLRRVASALKETLKRPADMVARYGGEEFAVVLPETNLKGAVSIAEAMRMNVAVLGIPHRNSKVLNYVTISLGVASTVPRRNESQSELIVEADRSLYEAKKEGRNQVRIFEKKKAGDGGGFSLGI, from the coding sequence ATGGGTATCCTTATCGTTGATGACTCCCAGGATGAACTCACACTTACTGAGAGGATATTAAGAAAAGCTGGGTACAAAAACATCCTGATCGCCAGCTCTGCCAATGAGGCCTTCGGCATTTTAGACAGCCAGCATACCGACATTGATCTGATTCTCATGGATATTTGTATGCCGAAAATAAACGGAATCGAAGCCTGTTTCAAGATCAAAGAAGAAGCGCACCTTAAGGATATACCAATTGTCATGGTCTCAGCATATTCCGATGAAGAAAAGATTCACTGGGCGTTCTGCGCTGGTGCCGTTGATTACATTACAAAACCGGTAAAAGAGGTGGAACTGCTGGCAAGGGTCAACTCTATCAGGAAGCTTAAGGATGAAATGGATCAGAGAAAGGCCCGTGAAAAGGAACTGGAAGAAATGACAAGAGAGCTTGAAACGGCCAATAAGGCATTGGAACGCATTTCAATGACAGACGGACTCACCGGGATAGCCAACCGGCGCTATTTTGATAAAATTATTGAACATGAATGGCTTAGAGCTGTCAGGGACGGTTTTTCACTTTCGCTGATCTTCGCTGATGTAGATTATTTCAAAGCATATAACGACACTTACGGTCATCTGGCAGGCGATGATTGTCTCAGAAGAGTTGCATCGGCGCTGAAAGAGACATTGAAACGACCCGCTGACATGGTCGCCAGGTACGGGGGAGAAGAGTTCGCCGTTGTCCTGCCGGAAACCAATTTAAAAGGAGCCGTTTCAATTGCAGAGGCCATGCGTATGAATGTGGCAGTTCTTGGAATTCCTCACAGGAATTCTAAGGTTCTGAACTATGTAACCATAAGCCTTGGGGTCGCCTCAACTGTTCCCAGAAGAAATGAATCCCAGTCTGAACTGATTGTCGAAGCAGACAGGTCTCTCTATGAGGCAAAGAAAGAAGGCAGGAACCAGGTTAGGATCTTTGAGAAAAAGAAAGCAGGAGACGGAGGAGGCTTTTCCTTGGGTATATAA